The Topomyia yanbarensis strain Yona2022 chromosome 3, ASM3024719v1, whole genome shotgun sequence nucleotide sequence GGCTAGGAATCTAGGTTACATATGACGCGCAGTTCCGCGTGAAATCACCAAAAACATTTCCACGCTTTCTTGGTAACGACTTAACCTTTACTTAtttctttttctctgtttcatcCCGTACAGCTTTAAAACCGTCTGTCGAACCACTTATAGCAGGATGGCCCTTGTCGAAAGTACCACCAAGACTGAAATGACAATCACTGAGTCGCAGACGCCCGTCATCTCGAAGGAAGTTGTCGTGGAAAAGTCCTCGGCCGGTGTTTCCGAGAAGAGTGTGACCCAGTCCAAGAGCTATGGTGCCAGCAGTGAAAAGGAAATCACCGAAGAAAGTGACAATTCCATCTCCAAATCGGTGGAGAAATCCGAATCCTCATTTGCCTCCGAGCGGAACGTGTCCCAGAAGGTGTCGGAAACGGGATCTCTGTCATCGTCGCTGCTTTCCTCGTCGTCGGTGGTCAGCTCTGTAACCAGCAGCAAAGTGGTTTCCTCCTCATTCAGTTCGTCCACCTCTTCATCACTGTCGAGCATTAAATCGTCCTCTATCGACTCCAGCAGTGCCATTgatgaatttttcaaaaactaaCTTTGGTTGATTactaagagatttttttttataaagatataATTTAATCGCGAACAAGATCCCTTGTTTTCATTActttcgatttcgtctgttTCCTGTTAgaaattatttataataaaaaatgtgtatcttttataagaaataaaaACATGCGAAAAAATACCTTGTTTGATTCATCTCGGTAATAAAACAACCGGTGGCTGTATCTGTCATACACGAGTAATTCTCACGGTGCTGTGACAAACGTGCTAAATTTAAACTGACACGGCTACGCAGTTTTGTTCTGTTCATCTTGCTGCTCAGCTTGTACACAAAATTTTGCATCTGTTGAGCATTAGAGCTGTgaagatttttgttttaataatcCCACCCGGATGAAAAACACTGACACCATTTCTGGCCGCTTGAGAGCACCTCACATTCCACACCCGTGAGAAAATGCAACCGAGGGCGGACAGGTAATCACGACAATAAGGTAAGTGCTATGCCAGGGTTTTCCTCGGTCTGCTGGTAGTAATAATTAGTGGTACGGTACATAGTCGGTATAACTGGTGACAGTTGTATCCTTTACTTATTATATCTCTGGACTGGATGTGCTGAAGAAAACAAGGAATATTGTGGGGTCATGgataaaattttttttccagaatCGTGAATAAAGATCGCGAATTTTGCACCACTCATATTTTTACGTTacggaaatatatttttaattatttttaatatacCTTCAGTAACGCCTGCATAACgtggaaatatttattttgttttgttaacttcagtcacggtttctgccatgtcattaccaaatcaaCGTCACTGTACTCATGACGAAAATATCACGATGACATGAATAGAAATTAAGAAAATAGCTACTGCGAAATCCTCAAATCATGACCTTAAATCCCGCTAATCTGACAGAAAAAGCCGATAGTaaactctagaataaaatagCACGGGAACATGAGACAaggctcctgaaatcatgaacatcgtttgactATCGGTTGTGtatcaggcacgtagccagaggggggctagggggctgaagcccctcccgaaacttttcggataaaataatttttttacgaaattttgactAATCCTAAACAACTTGTAATACACTTCCGTTTAGTGAATACTCAAGAACTGGTTCAAACATCTTAACGTGAAAATGTGTAGAAGATATTATATAGAAGACTTAGCGATAACATTCTAAAATCAATTCTAGTTCGTTATTGATTGCTACAATCATAAACAACAGATTACTATTTATGCAGGTATTCAATAAAACTTAAGCGGTTTGCAAATCTAGTCATAAGAGCCTGTGATGTTTTTATGTTAGGAAGAATTGAGTACGTATATTGTGTATAAGACAAAATGTTCAAGGGGAGGCTCTCattcaaaatttgcaaaaatttgacatttttccatttttggaAAGGTATTAGTGTCTACTATATTGTGTTAAACGGCGCATCAAAAAAGCTCCTACGGGCAATTGTCCGAAGCGGCGTACAGGCCGCCATAGAACGCTCTCGGGTCAATACGCGCTCCACAGGTAGAAGAGTATAGTGTACACGTCTCGAGAACGTATTTCACGGCTTGATCTGTAGAGGCAACGCAGACTAAACGTAAGTTATCAAACTATCACAGAAAAcggtgaaaaacgaaaaaatttgGTCAAAATTCTTAAAGTCACTTTTTAGTCGGCCATATTGGAATcgccattttcttttttaaaattttgatacaTATTAACTTAAattcttgtttatagaccacAAATCCTTCTTTTGACGATTGTGGATAAAATACCATTTATTTTTAGGACTAATCCGCCGTATTGGttcggccattttgaattttgaaaagctCACTTCAGATTCGTAATCAGCGATGTCCAAAACCCATAATTCTATGTAGTGTGCTCATAACTTTTAACGTGTTTATctcaaaacatttttcaaaactgcttacaatttcatttgaaaactgTTCAATTTAAAGTTTACATCTTTTGATCCCTCGATAGAAAACCTTTTTAATTGGAAGATTAACCCATAAAATCTAGCAGGCTGTACGCAGTTTTGGTATTCCACGCGCACCTAACCTTAGACAGATTGTCACCACGGGCGCGATTTTGTTTTTTcgtcttgaaaaaaattgtaaatgaagacgAAAATGTAAGTGAATCCTAAATCTATTTCCTTCTATAATTTTTCATTGGCCcacataaaaattcaaattttgctAACTTTTTGGTCAGTTGAATGAAAACCTCCCCTTAAAGTGAGCTACGTGATTCAGTCGTCTCTTTTGGTCGGATGCCGATTACATGTAGATTTATTAGTCACGTCAATATTTATCAATTTTTGCTTCCATCATTCGCTCTTAGATAATGTTATCATGAGAAACCTTATGTGGCTATCAgtagcaacattttagtcgctttacatgattgtatatatcagagttacaaataatcgaagctctttattgacggctgaaaatgaacctgatgcgactcgcggtgaatagaaaaaatattcattcaaatatccatgttattcattcagttgaatatcgtacaatatattcatttcactaattatcaagaaaaatgttttcaaatgccggtaaagcatataaaacaacaatcatcatcgctttcaTTTTGCCAgtgcctactttgatgcgtttgattcgttgctgcacggtcgcttcgtgtaataatcgtagacgaatgaaaatgtgcatggatgaatggacggtttgttcgtttgacgctttcagctgcgtcactgaatattgaaaatgaatgcggctgaatatgatcaattttcattcaatgaatttgaatatttttaactctatatatatattagggtgggacaaaaaatagattccagctccgagaaactttttgggtaccatttggatcctagaacatctgtgcaaattcttagcttgatccctgaaactatatttttgcgcccactatttaaagtttacatgggattttatatggaaaaattaactttcacaaaataattcctcctgGAGtagcccattgcttcctaaaaataaaccgttatgtagcttttgtaggaaatttaacacagaaacaaagtctcgaaaattacgaaacgatctgacgcttgagaaaaaagttattaagctgaaaccaattgatgctctgacgattgataaaatattcattttttctagcaccactgttgttggttgtccaattatacgcaattttgttttaatcctttcttaacgtatctaaatcttttatctatactatttggccacttcgcaaggatttgagggataaattgaggcttcttttgtacataataagagaaagttaaaaaaatttatataataaaaccgtcagaagcagtgatgctatgaaaagtaaatttttcatcaatcttcagggcataaatcggtttttgcttaataactttttccacaagcatcagatcgtttcgtggtcttctcgACTTTGTTTCCCTTtccaaatttcctataaaaatcatacatctatttatttttaggaggtaacgggtgactcttggaagaattaatttgcaaaagacgttttccccatacgaaatcccatgtaaactttaaacagtgggcgcaaaaatatagtttcaccgatcgaactaaaaatttgcagagttaatgtttcaaagattttcttccatttaattccacttgaaacatagtggaattaaatggaagaaaatctttgaaacattacgtacattccactaagacctccgttcgcgtatatattgtgatttgcagagttgttctgggagctaaatgggacccaaaaagttactcggagcgaaattttatttttttcatataaccatgtcccactctaatatatatacacacatgcGCAATGTATAATGAAACAGCTCAGAGACAGCAAAACATAATCAGTCTAAAACCAGCGGTGCTCATATCCAAGACTAACATGTTAGTCAAAAGCTGCGCCCGGTACCTCCGAATACTCTGCCAGCAGGAAGCTAATATCAAAGACGGGTTGTGATCCAGGAGTTGAAACAAGGAATAAGATCTGAACAAAAACACCATCACAGCATTAACGTAACGGCATCGAGAGCCCTTTTTCTCCCAGATGAAAGATCTCCACGCAAAAGAGTGGGTTGCGTGTGCGTGATCTGTCGGATACccacttatttttttttgttttaagttgtacatattagaaaaaatatattagatCTAGGGCTTCATTAAGCTAGCGCTTTGAGCCATGTTACGAGTGGTAAGGTCTTTAAATGGCTCGCAAATACATGGGCATCGACGATACTTTTCAAATATTTAACACTTTGCGAAACATCGCTACTTGGCTTTAAAGATGTCTAAAATTACTGTTAGGAGCTATGAGACATTAAAATTTGCAGATTGTCGGTAGATTGTGTTCTTTTATGCACTAACCGAATCAGAATCATCTGACTATAATACTTTTAATAATTTGGTGTTTATATTATTTAGAAATAAACCGTTTATTTTTAATTGTGGTTGTGCATTGTTAGTATTGtagtctaggggcagatcacttgtgaagcatttttaaaaatcagcgaaattaaatgcagttctttccatcaaaatagaagttcgtcatgtattttgcgttgcgtgtaagacgtcaaaaccctataaAAATTAGCCCTAtactcaacaaaacgtcgaacaaagtgaatcagcgttgaacgtttgttaaacaaatttttctgCGATGGAGtgtaaagttgatgcaaaaatggaaattaaatgcatttttgctgatttgatgcaaatttgttatacatcccTAGAATGATTTGCCCCTAGATTGTGGTAATAAAAAATTCATGAAGGCGATTAAGATTTGTCGAATATGTATCACGTGAGTTTAATGAGTAGAGTAGTTTCATTtattaagttttgcttttttcgtgtttcgaattcatctcgtcagtaactagcactatCTGGGTgcctagttagacgatgtatctaaactagtacccaaattagcactagttagacacaaaaaattccaaacagttcacacgacatatttgaacgcctaaagccacatgtcatTTATGTTTTAGTATTTCCCACCTCATTTTAGATATTGGCGTATGAATTGAGTTGGATAGTTTATCGGTCCAGGCGATAATTCAAATATTTACTTGTTTTAAttcaaggaaaataaaaaaaatgcaagaTTTATTCTCGTAATAGGAATGTAAATAGTGCTGTTGCATTCGTTGTGACAAGTAAAATTCAATGCCACTTTTACCACACCTAAAATTACTCTGAAATGCTTTTAGATTGTCCCGCTGAAATATTCTTGTTCACGAAAAAACTGAAGAGTAATTTTtacacaaattttgtcatcgatCGCAATATATATCGAATGGGAGAGTAACTGCATTTCCGAACACGAAGTTTTGTGATGACAATTAGGTTTACTGTCTCCTGCACCTTATTTTGGTTTGCAACTTGTTCGGTCATCTCTAATcttaaacattttaaaaattgcaTACTTTTAGCCCCTCCCAAAACAACATCCTGGCTAAGGGCCTGATATGCTTAAATTCTGAACAAGAATCGCAACAAAACCCTAACATATCCAGGGaataacaacagtaacccaaccaaacattcgaatgtagcGCTATGTATATATTCGCGGCGAAcaagttttttggaaacacaaatagtttcatgaatacgaggttagcaacttaaccaatccaactgaaatcagcccagaaccatcttacgctaacccactaacagctgcaaaaccaacatctccgggtcaagcaacaacaacaacaaaacgaatgccgaaaaatacgaacatacaataacgaccgataagagtaagacacaaactggaacatctgaccgcgaaCAGCAGGAAAGtactacggatgaggacatggacatgaacgacaacgcgaaagaagacaaacggatcgaacctcaaattgcaggggacaacactggcaatcttttgccccctagaaaaaggatctcaacacgcagcagaaagctgcgtctgaacgagacaaaaaacttgacttagttgttttttttatttattgtaaaaaacgaacaatcgtcctcgtcgagctaccgcatttgggcctaaataaatatattaattattaaaaaaaaatg carries:
- the LOC131691957 gene encoding uncharacterized protein LOC131691957, with the translated sequence MALVESTTKTEMTITESQTPVISKEVVVEKSSAGVSEKSVTQSKSYGASSEKEITEESDNSISKSVEKSESSFASERNVSQKVSETGSLSSSLLSSSSVVSSVTSSKVVSSSFSSSTSSSLSSIKSSSIDSSSAIDEFFKN